A genome region from Thermoanaerobaculia bacterium includes the following:
- a CDS encoding diguanylate cyclase has product MEQASRGRAARGRLALLGAELGWIVPTATFLLRVFVEKIPWRTELRENGYFYAFLVAGTTLLLALFGGIAGGRIDALRLRRDWFRDKARHDDLTGFLTPSAFRQELVRAVERSRETRSPLAVMLAAVEGLAGSEAQHGSGLTKALLLHIAAAVRRVAPPDAIVSRWGGLEVAILLPEAPLRLDELPQRLCEQISERPVMDARTRFFCKANVGAYYGVPEIPHERVLLQAQDALAEARRQGTHVRIAS; this is encoded by the coding sequence GTGGAACAGGCCTCCCGCGGCCGCGCCGCCCGCGGCCGGCTGGCGCTTCTCGGGGCGGAGCTCGGGTGGATCGTTCCGACGGCCACGTTCCTCCTGCGGGTCTTCGTGGAGAAGATCCCATGGCGCACCGAACTGCGGGAGAACGGGTACTTCTACGCCTTCCTCGTGGCGGGAACGACCCTCCTGCTCGCCCTGTTCGGAGGAATCGCGGGAGGCCGCATCGACGCCCTCCGCCTCCGCCGTGACTGGTTCCGCGACAAGGCGCGGCACGACGACCTCACGGGGTTCCTGACGCCGAGCGCCTTCCGGCAGGAGCTCGTCCGCGCGGTCGAAAGATCGCGGGAGACCCGCTCGCCGCTGGCGGTCATGCTCGCCGCGGTGGAGGGGCTGGCGGGCTCCGAGGCGCAGCACGGAAGCGGATTGACGAAGGCGCTCCTGCTCCACATCGCCGCGGCCGTCCGCCGGGTCGCGCCTCCCGACGCGATCGTGTCGCGATGGGGAGGTCTGGAGGTGGCGATCCTTCTGCCCGAAGCCCCCTTACGCCTCGACGAGCTTCCCCAGCGCCTGTGCGAGCAGATCTCCGAGCGGCCCGTCATGGACGCCCGGACGCGATTCTTCTGCAAGGCCAACGTCGGCGCGTATTACGGCGTCCCGGAGATCCCTCACGAGCGGGTGCTCCTTCAGGCTCAGGACGCGCTCGCGGAGGCGCGCCGCCAGGGCACGCACGTCCGGATCGCCAGCTGA